DNA from Pseudocitrobacter corydidari:
ACATGATGAAGCCGGAAAATATATTTGCCCCATTTGCTCTGCCGCCGCCCGCGTGCTGGCAGGTAACGGCCTGCTTAAAGGCCGTCGCTATGTCTGTTCTGGCGACTTATGGCAGGATATTAAAGACGGTGAGTATATTGATGCCCCGGTAGTGGAAGATGGCAACCTCATCAGCGGGAAAGGATTTGGTCATGTCTTCGATTTCGCCTTTACCGTAGCGGCGCGCTTATTAGGGGATGAGGCGCCAGTCCGCGATCACGCGGACCACATCTACTATCCGTGGTAATCCGTTATACAAGGATTAGTTAGCTAACAATATAGATTATAATGCTATTGCCAGGGCGAATTGTCGGACAATTCGCCCTTTCTGTATGTCATTTTCTGCTAAATCCATGTATGCAACTACTGTAATTCTGCGGTGTGATGCGGCTCTCTTATGGATAAATATTTTCCCGCTATTAATGTGCTAACAACCGTATAGCAATTAACGAAACGGCTAATACGTTGTTTTACGTCCTAATTAAATTTTATAACCGATTATTTCCCTACAAATAAAAGCACAAAGGCTGGAGTATACCATGCACAAATTCACTAAAGCGCTGGCCGCCATCGGCCTGGCAGCGGTTATGTCACAATCAGCTATGGCAGAAAATTTGAAGCTCGGTTTTCTGGTGAAGCAGCCGGAAGAGCCGTGGTTCCAGACCGAATGGAAGTTTGCTGATAAAGCCGGCAAAGATTTAGGCTTTGACGTCATTAAAATTGCCGTGCCCGACGGCGAGAAAACCCTGAAC
Protein-coding regions in this window:
- a CDS encoding DJ-1/PfpI family protein, with product MKQVAVLLAPGFEEGEAIVTIDILRRLHLEVELVSCAESRAVVSYHDIPMVADATLAECMDKIYDAVVLPGGPQGSVNLAANKDVVKFVAAHDEAGKYICPICSAAARVLAGNGLLKGRRYVCSGDLWQDIKDGEYIDAPVVEDGNLISGKGFGHVFDFAFTVAARLLGDEAPVRDHADHIYYPW